A single Pseudomonas putida DNA region contains:
- a CDS encoding tetratricopeptide repeat protein: MRESLEKMLAKGVDNSLLRFGLGKAWLDEGNGAEAAVHLARCVEQDPKYSAAWKLLGKAYQLVGDVAAARKAWEDGIVAAQAHGDKQAEKEMTVFLKKLNKV; this comes from the coding sequence ATGCGCGAATCGCTGGAGAAGATGCTGGCCAAGGGTGTGGATAACTCGCTGCTGAGGTTTGGCCTGGGCAAGGCCTGGCTCGACGAGGGCAATGGCGCGGAGGCGGCGGTGCACCTGGCGCGATGTGTGGAGCAGGACCCGAAGTACTCGGCGGCGTGGAAACTGCTGGGGAAGGCGTATCAGTTGGTCGGTGATGTGGCGGCGGCGCGCAAGGCTTGGGAGGACGGGATTGTTGCGGCCCAGGCCCATGGGGACAAGCAGGCCGAGAAAGAGATGACCGTTTTTCTGAAGAAGTTGAACAAGGTCTGA
- a CDS encoding lysophospholipid acyltransferase: MEKFKGALMVGVLRLFAKLPWGAVQRVGAGIGWLMWKVPNGSRNVVRINLAKCFPEMDPVEREQLVGRALKDIGKSFVESACAWIWPPQRSLDLVKEVHGLEVLEQALASGKGVVGITSHLGNWEVLNHFYCNQCKPIIFYRPPKLKAVDDLLREQRVQMGNRVAPSTKEGILSVIKEVRRGGQVGIPADPEPAESAGVFVPFLGTQALTSKFVPNMLAGGKAVGVFLHALRLPDGSGFKVFLEAAPEEMYSTDVNVSAAAMSKVVERYVREYPSQYMWSMKRFKKRPAGEPRWY; encoded by the coding sequence GTGGAAAAGTTCAAGGGCGCCCTGATGGTCGGGGTGCTGCGTCTGTTTGCCAAGCTGCCCTGGGGCGCTGTGCAGCGCGTCGGCGCCGGTATCGGCTGGCTGATGTGGAAGGTGCCCAACGGCTCGCGCAATGTCGTGCGCATCAACCTGGCCAAGTGCTTCCCGGAGATGGACCCGGTGGAACGTGAGCAGTTGGTCGGCCGTGCATTGAAGGATATCGGTAAATCCTTCGTCGAAAGTGCCTGTGCCTGGATCTGGCCGCCGCAGCGTTCGCTCGACCTGGTGAAGGAAGTGCACGGCCTGGAAGTGCTGGAGCAGGCCCTGGCCTCGGGCAAGGGCGTGGTCGGCATCACCAGCCACCTGGGTAACTGGGAAGTGCTCAACCACTTTTACTGCAACCAGTGCAAACCGATCATCTTCTACCGCCCGCCGAAGCTCAAGGCGGTGGATGACCTGCTGCGCGAGCAACGGGTGCAGATGGGCAACCGTGTGGCGCCTTCGACCAAGGAAGGCATCCTGAGTGTGATCAAGGAAGTGCGTCGCGGCGGGCAGGTGGGTATTCCTGCCGACCCGGAGCCGGCGGAATCGGCGGGTGTGTTCGTGCCGTTTCTGGGCACACAGGCGCTGACCAGCAAGTTCGTGCCGAACATGCTGGCCGGTGGCAAGGCAGTGGGGGTGTTCCTGCACGCGCTGCGGCTGCCGGATGGGTCGGGCTTCAAGGTGTTTCTGGAAGCTGCGCCGGAAGAGATGTACAGCACCGATGTCAACGTCTCGGCGGCGGCCATGAGCAAGGTGGTCGAGCGTTATGTGCGCGAGTACCCGAGCCAGTACATGTGGAGCATGAAGCGCTTCAAGAAGCGCCCGGCCGGCGAGCCGCGTTGGTATTGA
- a CDS encoding DNA-3-methyladenine glycosylase I, with the protein MPRCFWCTDDPLYQAYHDQEWGTPQRDPALLFEMLLLEGFQAGLSWITVLRKRERYREVMYGFDPVKLAAMSDERIEELMQDAGIIRNRLKLKAARRNAQAWLAVDNPAEWLWSFVGGEPKINHFQARSDVPAVTDEAKAMSKALQKAGFTFVGPTICYAFMQATGMVMDHTTDCDRYAALLR; encoded by the coding sequence ATGCCACGCTGCTTTTGGTGTACCGACGATCCGTTGTACCAGGCCTACCACGACCAGGAATGGGGAACGCCACAGCGTGACCCGGCGTTGCTGTTCGAGATGCTTTTGCTCGAAGGGTTCCAGGCGGGGCTTTCGTGGATCACCGTCTTGCGCAAACGCGAGCGTTATCGCGAGGTGATGTATGGATTCGATCCGGTGAAACTGGCCGCCATGAGCGACGAACGCATCGAAGAGTTGATGCAGGACGCCGGTATCATTCGCAACCGCCTCAAACTCAAGGCTGCACGGCGCAACGCGCAGGCCTGGCTGGCTGTGGACAACCCTGCCGAGTGGCTCTGGTCATTCGTCGGCGGTGAGCCGAAGATCAACCACTTCCAGGCCCGCAGTGATGTGCCGGCCGTCACCGACGAAGCCAAGGCCATGAGCAAAGCCCTGCAGAAGGCCGGCTTCACCTTCGTTGGTCCGACCATCTGCTACGCCTTCATGCAGGCCACCGGCATGGTCATGGACCACACCACCGATTGCGATCGCTACGCCGCCTTGTTGCGCTGA
- the glyQ gene encoding glycine--tRNA ligase subunit alpha, with protein MSQPTPAVRTFQDLILALQNYWAAQGCVVLQPYDMEVGAGTFHTATFLRAVGPETWNAAYVQPSRRPADGRYGENPNRLQHYYQFQVVLKPNPANFQELYLGSLKAIGLDPLVHDIRFVEDNWESPTLGAWGLGWEIWLNGMEVTQFTYFQQVGGIECYPVTGEITYGLERLAMYIQGVDSVYDLVWADGPFGKVTYGDVFHQNEVEQSTYNFEHANVEKLFELFDFYESEANRLIKLELPLPTYEMVLKASHTFNLLDARRAISVTERQRYILRVRTLARDVAQSYLQARARLGFPMATPELRDEVLAKLEAAQ; from the coding sequence GTGAGCCAGCCTACGCCAGCCGTGCGTACCTTCCAAGACCTGATCCTCGCCCTGCAAAACTACTGGGCAGCTCAAGGTTGTGTGGTGCTTCAGCCCTACGATATGGAAGTAGGCGCCGGCACTTTCCACACCGCTACATTCCTGCGCGCCGTGGGTCCAGAAACCTGGAACGCCGCCTATGTGCAGCCTAGCCGTCGCCCTGCCGACGGGCGGTATGGCGAAAACCCCAACCGCCTGCAGCACTACTACCAGTTCCAGGTAGTCCTGAAGCCGAACCCGGCCAACTTCCAGGAGCTGTACCTCGGCTCGCTGAAAGCCATCGGCCTGGACCCGCTGGTCCACGACATCCGTTTCGTCGAAGACAACTGGGAGTCGCCGACCCTGGGCGCCTGGGGCCTGGGCTGGGAAATCTGGCTGAACGGCATGGAAGTCACCCAGTTCACCTACTTCCAGCAGGTAGGTGGCATCGAGTGCTACCCGGTCACCGGTGAAATCACCTACGGCCTCGAGCGCCTGGCCATGTACATCCAGGGCGTCGACTCGGTCTACGACCTGGTGTGGGCCGACGGCCCGTTCGGCAAGGTCACCTACGGCGACGTGTTCCACCAGAACGAGGTGGAGCAGTCGACCTACAACTTCGAACACGCCAACGTCGAGAAGCTGTTCGAACTGTTCGACTTCTATGAAAGCGAAGCAAACCGCCTGATCAAGCTGGAGCTGCCGCTGCCGACCTATGAAATGGTCCTGAAGGCCTCGCACACCTTCAACCTGCTGGATGCCCGCCGTGCCATCTCGGTAACCGAGCGCCAGCGTTACATCCTGCGCGTACGTACCCTGGCCCGGGATGTGGCGCAAAGCTATCTGCAAGCCCGTGCACGCCTGGGCTTCCCGATGGCCACCCCTGAACTGCGTGACGAAGTGTTGGCGAAGCTGGAGGCTGCACAATGA
- the glyS gene encoding glycine--tRNA ligase subunit beta codes for MSAQDFLVELGTEELPPKALASLGDAFLAGIEKGLQAAGLNYTAKQVYAAPRRLAVLIRQLDVQQPDRSINIDGPPMQAAFKNGEPTQAALGFAKKCGVELSEIDQSGAKLRFSQHIPGKATASLLPTIVEDSLNDLPIPKRMRWAASREEFVRPTQWLVMLLGEQVVDCTILSQKAGRESRGHRFHHPENVVITTPANYVEDLRKAYVLADFAERRELISKRTAELAMQQEGSAIVPPALLDEVTALVEWPVPLVCSFEERFLEVPQEALITTMQDNQKYFCLLDSEGKLLPRFITVANVESRDPKQIVQGNEKVVRPRLTDAEFFFKQDKKQPLETFNERLKNVVFQAQLGTVYDKAERVSRLAAFIAPLIGGDAQRAGRAGLLSKCDLATEMVGEFPEMQGVAGYYYALNDGEPEDVALALNEQYMPRGAGAELPQTLTGAAVAIADKLDTLVGIFGIGMLPTGSKDPYALRRAALGVLRILIEKQLDLDLSAAVEFAVKQFGAKVKAAGLAEQVLEFIFDRLRARYEDEGIDVATYLSVRALKPASALDFDQRVQAVQAFRKLPEAEALAAVNKRVSNLLSKAEGAIADQVEPKYFDNANEFSLYSAIQQADQAVQPMAAARQYSESLARLAALRDPVDAFFEAVMVNAEDAKVRANRYALLSRLRGLFLGVADISLLG; via the coding sequence ATGAGTGCTCAAGATTTCCTGGTAGAACTGGGCACCGAAGAGCTGCCACCCAAAGCCCTGGCAAGCCTCGGCGACGCCTTCCTGGCCGGTATCGAGAAAGGCCTGCAGGCCGCCGGCCTGAACTACACCGCCAAGCAGGTATACGCCGCGCCGCGTCGCCTGGCCGTGCTGATCCGCCAGCTCGATGTTCAGCAGCCTGACCGCAGCATCAACATCGACGGCCCGCCCATGCAGGCGGCGTTCAAAAACGGCGAGCCGACCCAGGCTGCCTTGGGTTTTGCCAAGAAGTGCGGCGTAGAGCTGTCCGAAATCGACCAGAGCGGCGCCAAGCTGCGCTTCTCCCAGCACATCCCGGGCAAGGCCACCGCCAGCCTGCTGCCGACCATCGTCGAAGACTCGCTCAACGACCTGCCGATCCCCAAGCGCATGCGCTGGGCTGCAAGCCGTGAAGAGTTCGTACGCCCGACCCAGTGGCTGGTAATGCTGCTCGGCGAGCAGGTGGTCGACTGCACCATCCTGTCGCAGAAGGCCGGCCGTGAATCCCGTGGCCACCGCTTCCACCACCCGGAAAACGTGGTCATCACCACCCCGGCCAACTACGTCGAAGACCTGCGCAAGGCCTACGTGCTGGCCGACTTCGCCGAGCGTCGCGAGCTGATCAGCAAGCGCACCGCAGAGCTGGCCATGCAGCAGGAAGGCAGCGCAATCGTGCCGCCGGCACTGCTGGACGAAGTGACTGCCCTGGTCGAGTGGCCGGTGCCGCTGGTGTGCTCGTTCGAGGAGCGTTTCCTCGAGGTGCCGCAAGAAGCCCTGATCACTACCATGCAGGACAACCAGAAGTACTTCTGCCTGTTGGACAGCGAAGGCAAGCTGCTGCCGCGCTTCATCACCGTGGCCAACGTCGAGAGCCGTGACCCCAAGCAGATCGTGCAGGGTAACGAGAAGGTCGTGCGCCCGCGCCTGACCGACGCCGAGTTCTTCTTCAAGCAGGACAAGAAGCAGCCGCTGGAAACCTTCAACGAACGCCTGAAGAACGTGGTGTTCCAGGCTCAGCTGGGCACTGTCTACGACAAGGCCGAGCGCGTTTCCCGCCTGGCTGCGTTCATCGCCCCGCTGATCGGCGGCGACGCCCAGCGCGCCGGCCGTGCCGGCCTGCTGTCGAAGTGCGACCTGGCCACCGAAATGGTTGGCGAATTCCCTGAAATGCAGGGTGTTGCCGGCTACTACTACGCGCTCAACGACGGTGAGCCAGAAGACGTCGCCCTGGCCCTGAACGAGCAGTACATGCCGCGCGGTGCTGGCGCCGAACTGCCGCAGACCCTCACCGGTGCTGCCGTGGCCATCGCTGACAAGCTCGATACCCTGGTCGGCATCTTCGGCATCGGCATGCTGCCCACCGGCAGCAAGGACCCGTACGCCCTGCGCCGTGCTGCCCTGGGCGTGCTGCGCATCCTGATCGAGAAGCAACTGGACCTGGATTTGAGCGCTGCCGTCGAGTTCGCGGTCAAGCAGTTCGGTGCCAAGGTCAAGGCCGCTGGCCTGGCCGAGCAGGTGCTGGAGTTTATCTTCGACCGCCTGCGCGCACGCTACGAAGACGAAGGCATCGACGTTGCCACCTACCTGTCGGTACGTGCCCTGAAGCCAGCTTCCGCCCTGGACTTCGACCAGCGCGTACAGGCCGTGCAGGCCTTCCGCAAGCTGCCGGAAGCCGAAGCCCTGGCCGCGGTGAACAAGCGCGTGTCGAACCTGCTGAGCAAGGCCGAAGGCGCCATCGCCGACCAGGTCGAGCCGAAGTACTTCGACAACGCCAACGAGTTCTCCCTGTACTCGGCCATCCAGCAGGCCGACCAGGCCGTGCAACCGATGGCAGCCGCGCGTCAGTACAGCGAATCGCTGGCCCGCCTGGCGGCCCTGCGTGACCCAGTCGACGCCTTCTTCGAGGCGGTGATGGTCAACGCCGAAGACGCCAAGGTACGTGCCAACCGTTATGCCCTGCTCAGCCGCCTGCGCGGCCTGTTCCTGGGCGTGGCCGACATTTCGCTGCTGGGGTAA
- the gmhB gene encoding D-glycero-beta-D-manno-heptose 1,7-bisphosphate 7-phosphatase has translation MKLLILDRDGVINQDSDAYIKTLEEWIPIPGSVEAIAQLSKAGWTVAVATNQSGIARGYYSLATLEAMHARLRELVAEQGGEVGHIVYCPHGPDEGCDCRKPKPGMLRAIAEHYQVGLEGVWFVGDSKGDLEAALAVGAQPVLVKTGKGERTLEKGVPETTLIFDDLAAIARELI, from the coding sequence TTGAAACTGCTGATTCTCGATCGTGACGGGGTGATCAACCAAGACTCCGACGCCTACATCAAGACGCTGGAAGAATGGATCCCGATCCCTGGCTCGGTCGAGGCCATCGCGCAGTTGAGCAAGGCGGGCTGGACGGTGGCCGTGGCCACCAACCAGTCCGGCATCGCCCGTGGCTACTACTCGCTGGCAACCCTCGAGGCCATGCACGCGCGCTTGCGCGAGCTGGTCGCCGAACAGGGCGGCGAGGTGGGCCATATCGTGTATTGCCCGCATGGGCCAGATGAAGGCTGCGATTGCCGCAAGCCCAAGCCTGGCATGCTGCGGGCGATCGCCGAGCATTACCAGGTGGGCCTTGAAGGCGTCTGGTTCGTTGGCGACAGCAAAGGTGACCTGGAGGCCGCCCTGGCCGTCGGTGCACAACCCGTGTTGGTGAAAACCGGCAAGGGCGAGCGGACTCTGGAAAAAGGCGTCCCGGAAACTACACTGATTTTCGACGATCTGGCAGCTATCGCCAGAGAACTTATTTAA
- a CDS encoding lysophospholipid acyltransferase family protein — MSILQAIRIFLFYLLLGTSSLLWCSLSFFVAPFLSFPKRYKFINVYWCRCALFLVRTILGINYKVTGAENVPAEPCVILSNHQSTWETFFLSQYFSPLSQVLKRELLYVPFFGWAMAMLRPIAINRDNPKEALRQVASKGDELLKQKTWVLIFPEGTRVPFGTVGKFSRGGTALAVNAGLPVLPIAHNAGKFWPKTGWGKRSGTIEVVIGKPMYAEGTGPRAIAELNDRAAAWNEATQRAMGSLPPVDEKPQEQMA, encoded by the coding sequence ATGTCGATCCTGCAGGCGATCAGAATCTTTCTTTTTTACCTGCTGCTGGGCACCAGTTCGCTGCTGTGGTGCTCGCTGAGCTTCTTCGTCGCGCCGTTCTTGTCGTTCCCCAAGCGCTACAAGTTCATCAATGTGTACTGGTGCCGTTGCGCGCTGTTTTTGGTGCGCACCATCCTCGGTATCAACTACAAGGTCACCGGTGCCGAGAACGTGCCGGCTGAGCCCTGCGTGATCCTGTCCAACCACCAGAGCACCTGGGAAACCTTCTTTCTTTCCCAGTACTTCTCGCCGCTGAGCCAGGTGCTCAAGCGCGAGCTGCTGTATGTACCGTTCTTTGGTTGGGCCATGGCCATGCTGCGGCCGATCGCGATCAATCGCGACAACCCCAAGGAAGCCTTGCGCCAGGTTGCCAGCAAGGGTGACGAGTTGCTCAAGCAGAAAACCTGGGTACTGATCTTCCCGGAAGGTACCCGGGTGCCATTCGGTACTGTGGGCAAATTCTCCCGGGGCGGTACCGCGCTGGCCGTGAATGCCGGCCTGCCAGTACTGCCGATTGCCCACAACGCCGGCAAGTTCTGGCCCAAGACGGGTTGGGGCAAGCGCTCGGGCACAATCGAAGTGGTAATCGGCAAGCCGATGTACGCCGAAGGTACCGGGCCACGGGCCATTGCCGAGCTCAACGACCGTGCTGCAGCCTGGAACGAGGCGACCCAGCGGGCCATGGGTTCGCTGCCGCCAGTCGATGAAAAACCGCAGGAGCAGATGGCCTGA
- a CDS encoding MFS transporter — translation MSDYIQEQGATASASSRREERKIIFASSLGTVFEWYDFFLYGALAAVISKQFFAGVNDTTAFIFALMAFAAGFLVRPFGALVFGRLGDMIGRKYTFLVTIVLMGLSTFAVGLLPTYASIGIAAPIILVILRMLQGLALGGEYGGAATYVAEHAPPGKRGFHTGFIQSTATLGLLLSLLVVLGSRYISGDQFETWGWRLPFLLSIFLLAISTWIRMSMHESPAFVKMKAQGKVSKSPIRESFTSWPNLKVVLTALFSINAGQAVTFYTAQFYVLFFMTQMLKMDPAQANTLLIISVVIGAPFFVFFGWLSDRIGRKPILMLGLLLATVLYFPLFKALSHYANPQIDAASRQAPIVVTADPQGCTFQFDPVGKARFDSPCDKVKTFLVKQGLPYSSVSVAGSDVVVNIGDKTINGFDETAMRTAIEQAGYPAKADPGQVNQVMVVVLIVAMILIATMTYGPLAAVMVELFPTRIRYTSMSLPYHIGNGWFGGFLPTVSFALVVYTGDIFYGLWYPVMVTGISLVVGIFCLKETKEVDIDKV, via the coding sequence ATGTCGGATTACATCCAAGAGCAGGGTGCAACGGCGAGCGCCTCCAGCCGTCGTGAAGAACGCAAGATCATTTTCGCGTCATCCCTCGGGACGGTGTTCGAGTGGTATGACTTTTTTCTCTATGGGGCGCTGGCCGCCGTCATCAGCAAGCAGTTCTTTGCTGGGGTGAACGATACCACCGCCTTCATCTTCGCCCTCATGGCCTTTGCCGCCGGCTTCCTGGTGCGGCCATTCGGCGCACTGGTGTTCGGCCGCCTGGGCGACATGATCGGGCGCAAGTACACCTTCCTGGTGACCATCGTGCTGATGGGCCTGTCGACCTTCGCCGTCGGCCTGTTGCCCACGTACGCCAGCATCGGCATTGCTGCTCCGATCATCCTGGTGATCTTGCGCATGCTCCAGGGGCTGGCCCTGGGCGGTGAATACGGCGGTGCCGCCACCTATGTGGCCGAACACGCGCCACCCGGCAAGCGTGGTTTCCACACCGGCTTCATCCAGTCCACCGCCACCCTGGGCCTGCTGCTGTCATTGCTGGTGGTACTGGGCAGCCGCTACATCAGTGGTGATCAGTTCGAAACCTGGGGCTGGCGCCTGCCGTTCCTGTTGTCGATCTTCCTGCTGGCGATCTCCACCTGGATCCGCATGAGCATGCACGAGTCGCCGGCCTTCGTGAAAATGAAGGCCCAGGGCAAGGTCAGCAAATCACCGATCCGTGAGTCGTTCACCTCCTGGCCCAACCTGAAAGTCGTGCTCACCGCGCTGTTCAGCATCAATGCCGGGCAAGCCGTGACCTTCTACACAGCACAGTTCTATGTGCTGTTCTTCATGACCCAGATGCTCAAGATGGACCCAGCCCAGGCCAATACCTTGCTTATCATCAGTGTGGTCATCGGCGCGCCGTTCTTCGTGTTCTTCGGTTGGCTGTCAGACCGTATCGGGCGCAAGCCGATCCTGATGCTCGGCCTGCTGCTGGCTACCGTACTGTACTTCCCTCTGTTCAAGGCCCTGAGCCATTACGCCAACCCGCAGATCGACGCAGCCAGCCGGCAGGCGCCTATCGTGGTCACCGCTGACCCGCAGGGCTGCACCTTCCAGTTCGACCCGGTCGGCAAGGCACGTTTCGATAGCCCGTGCGACAAGGTCAAGACCTTCCTGGTCAAGCAGGGCCTGCCGTATAGCTCGGTGAGCGTGGCCGGCAGCGACGTGGTGGTCAACATCGGTGACAAGACCATCAACGGGTTCGACGAAACGGCCATGCGCACTGCAATCGAGCAGGCGGGCTACCCGGCCAAGGCCGACCCGGGTCAGGTCAATCAGGTGATGGTGGTGGTGCTGATCGTGGCGATGATCCTGATCGCGACCATGACCTACGGGCCGCTGGCGGCAGTGATGGTCGAGCTGTTCCCGACTCGCATCCGTTATACCTCGATGTCGCTGCCTTACCACATCGGTAACGGCTGGTTCGGCGGCTTCCTACCAACCGTGTCGTTTGCGCTGGTGGTGTATACCGGGGATATCTTCTACGGATTGTGGTACCCGGTGATGGTGACCGGCATCAGCCTGGTGGTGGGTATCTTCTGCCTGAAAGAGACCAAGGAAGTGGATATCGACAAGGTCTGA
- a CDS encoding GMC family oxidoreductase has protein sequence MPSADSVFDYVVVGAGPAGCLLANRLSADPSCRVLLLEAGGRDNYPWIHIPVGYLYCIGNPRTDWCFKTEAQPGLGGRALGYPRGKVLGGCSSINGMIYMRGQAADYDHWAAQGNEGWAWKDVLPLFKASEHHFAGASEHHGSDGEWRVERQRYSWPILDAFRDAAEQSGIGKVDDFNTGDNQGCGYFQVNQRSGVRWNASKAFLRPIKGRSNLTVLTGVQVDQVLLNNTRARAVKALWQGAWHEFAARREIILCAGAVGSPGILQRSGIGPRKLLESLGIGVRHDMPGVGGNLQDHLQLRLIYQIRNTRTLNQMANSLWGKLGMGLRYLYDRSGPLAMAPSQLGAFVRSSPEQATPNLQYHVQPLSLERFGEPLHRFPAFTASVCNLRPASRGRIDIRSADMNSTPQIDPNYLSAPQDLRVAADAIRLTRRIVQAPALAAFDPKEYLPGPSLQTEEELFDAAGKIGTTIFHPVGTCRMGSGDMDVVDNQLRVHGIPGLRVADASIMPQITSGNTCSPTLMIAEKAAQLILKGAATQTYLNEDAVPTP, from the coding sequence ATGCCATCAGCCGATTCTGTCTTCGACTACGTGGTCGTAGGCGCCGGTCCCGCCGGCTGCCTGCTGGCCAATCGTTTGTCCGCCGACCCTTCCTGCCGCGTCCTGCTGCTCGAAGCCGGTGGCCGCGACAACTATCCCTGGATTCACATCCCGGTCGGTTACCTTTACTGCATCGGCAACCCCCGTACCGACTGGTGCTTCAAGACCGAAGCGCAGCCTGGACTGGGCGGCCGCGCGCTGGGGTATCCACGGGGCAAGGTGCTCGGCGGATGTTCCTCGATCAATGGCATGATCTACATGCGCGGCCAGGCCGCCGATTACGACCATTGGGCCGCGCAAGGCAACGAAGGCTGGGCCTGGAAAGACGTGCTGCCGTTGTTCAAGGCCAGCGAGCACCACTTTGCCGGTGCCAGCGAACACCACGGCAGTGACGGTGAATGGCGAGTCGAGCGCCAGCGCTACAGTTGGCCGATTCTCGATGCCTTCCGCGACGCAGCCGAGCAGAGTGGCATCGGCAAGGTCGACGACTTCAACACCGGCGACAACCAGGGTTGTGGATACTTTCAGGTCAATCAGCGCAGCGGCGTGCGCTGGAACGCCTCAAAGGCCTTTCTGCGGCCGATCAAGGGCCGCTCCAATCTCACCGTGCTGACCGGCGTGCAAGTTGACCAGGTGCTGTTGAACAACACCCGAGCCCGAGCGGTTAAAGCGCTGTGGCAAGGCGCCTGGCATGAATTTGCTGCGCGCCGCGAGATCATCCTCTGTGCGGGGGCAGTCGGTTCGCCCGGCATTCTCCAGCGTTCCGGCATCGGGCCGCGCAAACTGCTCGAAAGCCTGGGCATCGGTGTACGCCACGACATGCCCGGCGTCGGCGGCAACCTGCAGGATCACCTGCAACTGCGGCTGATCTACCAGATCCGCAACACCCGCACCCTCAATCAGATGGCCAACAGCCTGTGGGGCAAGCTGGGCATGGGCCTGCGGTATCTCTACGACCGCAGTGGCCCGCTGGCCATGGCGCCGAGCCAGCTAGGTGCCTTTGTGCGCTCGAGCCCGGAGCAGGCCACGCCCAACCTGCAGTATCACGTGCAGCCGCTGTCACTGGAGCGCTTCGGCGAGCCGCTGCATCGGTTCCCGGCCTTTACTGCCTCGGTGTGCAACCTGCGCCCGGCCAGCCGTGGGCGCATCGATATCCGCAGCGCGGACATGAACAGCACGCCGCAGATCGACCCCAACTACTTGAGCGCCCCCCAGGACTTGCGCGTTGCCGCCGACGCCATCCGCCTCACCCGGCGCATTGTCCAGGCCCCTGCCCTCGCCGCTTTCGATCCCAAGGAATATTTGCCAGGGCCGTCCCTGCAAACCGAGGAAGAGCTGTTCGACGCGGCCGGCAAGATCGGCACCACCATCTTCCATCCGGTCGGTACCTGCCGCATGGGCAGCGGTGACATGGACGTTGTGGATAACCAGTTGCGTGTGCACGGCATCCCTGGCCTGCGCGTGGCCGACGCCTCGATCATGCCGCAGATCACCTCCGGCAATACCTGTTCCCCCACCCTCATGATCGCCGAGAAGGCGGCGCAATTGATCCTCAAAGGAGCGGCAACCCAGACCTACCTGAACGAAGACGCAGTACCGACCCCCTGA
- a CDS encoding LysR family transcriptional regulator, producing the protein MFDWNDLRFFLELQRSGRLLSAAKRLNTTHSTVARHIESIEKSLGTPLFVQHAQGYELTPSGQALLKHAEAMENVALLAQEEITQAITPLGKIRLGVTEGIGIMFFTPRMSELFARYPGLEVELVAVPRFVSILNREAEISIHLERPNADLLITRKLTDYRLALYASQGYLDRAPPLRNREDLARHSWIGYVDDLLFSQELLFLNSFCRAPNVAFRSTSVIAQQTAARAGLGIAVLPNYMARHDPTLVRVLPSETIQRSYWICTRRELHKSVRLRVVWDYLLALCAAEQDELLAE; encoded by the coding sequence ATGTTCGACTGGAACGATCTGCGGTTTTTCCTCGAGTTGCAGCGCAGTGGCCGCCTGCTGAGCGCGGCCAAACGCCTCAATACCACCCACAGCACGGTCGCCCGGCATATCGAAAGCATCGAGAAGAGCCTGGGCACGCCACTGTTCGTGCAGCACGCCCAAGGCTATGAGCTGACCCCGTCGGGCCAGGCTCTGCTCAAGCATGCCGAAGCCATGGAGAACGTTGCCCTGCTGGCGCAGGAAGAAATCACCCAGGCCATCACCCCGCTGGGCAAGATTCGCCTGGGGGTGACCGAAGGCATCGGCATCATGTTCTTCACCCCGCGCATGAGCGAGCTGTTTGCCCGTTATCCGGGGCTGGAGGTGGAACTGGTGGCCGTACCGCGCTTCGTCAGCATCCTCAACCGTGAGGCTGAGATCAGCATTCACCTGGAGCGGCCCAACGCCGACCTGCTGATCACCCGCAAACTCACCGACTACCGCCTTGCACTGTACGCCAGCCAGGGCTATCTGGACCGGGCGCCGCCCCTGCGCAACCGCGAGGACCTGGCCCGGCACAGCTGGATCGGCTACGTCGATGACCTGCTGTTCAGCCAGGAACTGCTGTTTCTCAACAGCTTTTGCCGCGCACCGAACGTGGCCTTCCGCAGCACCAGTGTGATCGCCCAGCAAACCGCTGCCCGCGCAGGGCTGGGCATTGCCGTGCTGCCCAACTACATGGCCCGTCATGATCCGACACTGGTGCGTGTACTGCCCAGCGAGACCATCCAGCGCAGCTACTGGATCTGTACCCGCCGCGAATTGCACAAATCGGTGCGCCTGCGGGTGGTGTGGGACTACCTGCTGGCGCTGTGCGCGGCGGAACAGGATGAGCTGCTAGCCGAATAG